In Tiliqua scincoides isolate rTilSci1 chromosome 1, rTilSci1.hap2, whole genome shotgun sequence, the following are encoded in one genomic region:
- the PKIB gene encoding cAMP-dependent protein kinase inhibitor beta, translating to MTDVEPVVTDFAASGRAGRRNALPDILGSSAGAGTSELPHKLAELSMSEDEGAEGGEASTSDTTMENQEAEGKSMDS from the exons ATGACTGATGTGGAGCCCGTGGTCACTGATTTTGCAGCATCGGGAAGAGCAGGCCGGCGAAACGCCTTACCGGACATCCTGGGTTCTTCTGCTGGGGCGGGAACATCGGAACTGCCACACAAATTAGCTGAGCTTTCCATGTCAGAAG ATGAAGGAGCTGAAGGTGGAGAAGCCTCGACCTCGGACACAACAATGGAAAATcaagaagcagaaggaaagagcATGGATTCCTAA